One window from the genome of Oceaniferula flava encodes:
- a CDS encoding P-II family nitrogen regulator translates to MKKIEAIIKPFKLEEVKEALAEVGVQGMTVTEVKGFGRQKGHTEIYRGSEYTVDFLPKVKLEIIVDDEDAQTVAGAIVKSANTGKIGDGKVFISPVEEAIRIRTGETGNDAVAVN, encoded by the coding sequence ATGAAAAAAATCGAAGCAATCATCAAACCCTTCAAACTTGAAGAAGTTAAAGAAGCCCTCGCCGAAGTAGGCGTTCAGGGAATGACCGTCACGGAAGTTAAAGGTTTTGGCCGTCAAAAAGGCCATACCGAGATCTACCGCGGCAGCGAATACACCGTTGACTTTCTCCCCAAGGTTAAACTGGAAATCATCGTCGACGACGAAGACGCCCAGACCGTGGCTGGAGCCATCGTCAAGAGTGCTAACACCGGCAAGATCGGTGACGGAAAAGTGTTCATCTCACCAGTTGAGGAAGCAATCCGCATCAGAACCGGCGAGACCGGCAACGATGCCGTTGCTGTGAACTAA
- the dprA gene encoding DNA-processing protein DprA, with translation MNTREAIIALNMLPKIGPVRVRRMLDQFGSAEKILTADTNSLMRVDGIGSETAEIIRDWENRIDLSQELAEVERRGLSIVTQEDAEYPEALKLSYDPPLVLYVWGSILEIDRHALAIVGSRKTSHYGTQTARQFAFQLASSGMTIVSGLARGIDSHAHEGAIAAKNGRTIAVIGSGLGQIYPPENMALAERIADGRGAVVSEFPLNTSPSKKTFPMRNRIVAAWSQAVVVVECPEWSGARITANLAGEMGKTIYAVPGQIDRPTSAGCNALIREGATLVTGGHDILDDISTLPLREASHPQETPTVSLPSLTGAEQKIFAALENESLLMDDILTATGLPLPEINATLLKLEIMGLVKQMGGSRFARK, from the coding sequence ATGAACACTCGCGAGGCGATCATTGCTCTGAACATGCTGCCGAAAATTGGTCCCGTCAGGGTGCGGCGGATGTTGGATCAGTTCGGTTCCGCCGAGAAGATCCTAACGGCCGATACGAACAGTCTGATGAGGGTGGACGGCATTGGCAGCGAGACGGCCGAGATCATCCGCGATTGGGAAAACCGGATCGACCTCAGCCAGGAGCTTGCCGAGGTCGAGCGACGCGGCTTGAGCATCGTCACCCAGGAAGATGCGGAATACCCGGAGGCCCTGAAGCTGAGCTATGATCCGCCACTGGTGCTCTACGTGTGGGGATCGATTCTGGAAATCGACCGCCACGCCTTGGCGATCGTCGGTTCGCGCAAGACCTCCCACTACGGCACTCAGACAGCCAGGCAGTTCGCTTTTCAGCTGGCCTCAAGCGGCATGACTATCGTCTCCGGTCTCGCGCGTGGCATTGATAGCCATGCGCACGAGGGGGCGATCGCGGCCAAAAATGGTCGGACGATTGCGGTGATCGGATCGGGGCTGGGTCAGATCTATCCGCCGGAAAACATGGCACTGGCAGAGCGCATTGCCGATGGACGGGGCGCTGTGGTCTCTGAATTTCCTCTTAATACCTCACCGAGCAAGAAGACCTTTCCCATGCGCAACCGCATCGTCGCCGCTTGGTCTCAGGCGGTGGTGGTGGTCGAGTGCCCGGAGTGGTCCGGCGCCCGCATCACTGCGAACCTCGCCGGGGAGATGGGTAAAACCATCTACGCGGTGCCGGGGCAGATCGACCGACCCACCTCGGCCGGCTGCAACGCCCTGATCCGCGAGGGTGCCACCTTGGTCACGGGTGGCCATGACATCCTCGATGACATCTCCACCTTGCCGCTGCGGGAGGCATCCCACCCGCAGGAGACGCCGACCGTTTCCCTGCCTTCGCTCACTGGCGCCGAACAGAAAATCTTCGCCGCCTTGGAAAATGAGTCGCTATTGATGGATGACATTCTAACGGCCACTGGCCTCCCACTTCCGGAAATTAATGCGACTTTGTTAAAACTGGAGATCATGGGTTTGGTCAAGCAAATGGGGGGCAGCCGCTTCGCTCGGAAATAA
- a CDS encoding DUF262 domain-containing protein has translation MLSNEINDAQRLVRTDAYQMSIGELVSMYEAQEIKIDPEFQRLFRWEISQKSKLIESILLGIPLPPIFVYEKDDGNWELVDGLQRLSTILEFMGHLHDSDGNRQAPLILDATKYLPSLHNVVWEKTDQIADVPENDQRPLEKTEQLAIRRARIGVEILKRPSDNQTKFDLFQRLNAGGTLANAQELRNCIMLMVNRGYFQALKAVAESAPFLEVAKVSSGQREKQRHMELAVRFLVHTLVPYDGTLDVEEFVDDGIVKILQEQDQQTALTILRDTFELLSNAAGENALRRYDGENYVGKVGLVALEGIAVGIGRNIATIRNLPDPTAFVLEKSQAFWQDAGTNEFTSPGMRGTTRILRTVPFGEQWFK, from the coding sequence ATGTTATCAAACGAAATTAACGACGCGCAACGCCTTGTTCGGACTGACGCTTACCAAATGTCCATCGGAGAGTTGGTAAGCATGTACGAGGCTCAAGAGATAAAGATCGATCCAGAATTTCAACGACTATTCCGCTGGGAAATTAGTCAGAAATCAAAACTGATCGAATCCATACTCCTCGGAATTCCGCTTCCGCCAATCTTTGTATATGAGAAAGACGACGGGAACTGGGAGCTTGTTGATGGCCTGCAACGCCTTTCAACGATTTTGGAATTCATGGGGCACCTTCATGATTCCGACGGAAATCGGCAAGCTCCACTCATCCTAGATGCAACAAAATATCTTCCGTCACTTCACAACGTGGTTTGGGAGAAGACGGACCAAATTGCTGACGTTCCGGAAAACGACCAGAGACCTCTGGAGAAGACAGAACAGCTTGCCATTCGGCGGGCTCGCATCGGCGTAGAGATCTTGAAACGTCCGAGCGACAACCAGACCAAGTTTGATCTATTTCAGAGGCTGAACGCAGGGGGTACCTTAGCGAATGCTCAAGAGCTCCGAAATTGCATTATGCTCATGGTCAATCGGGGATATTTTCAGGCTCTGAAAGCCGTTGCAGAGTCCGCCCCCTTTTTGGAAGTGGCGAAAGTATCTTCTGGACAGCGAGAGAAGCAACGGCACATGGAGCTAGCTGTTCGATTCTTGGTTCACACTCTTGTCCCATATGACGGAACACTGGACGTTGAGGAATTCGTTGACGATGGAATCGTCAAGATCCTGCAAGAACAGGATCAACAAACTGCGCTCACGATTCTGAGAGATACATTCGAACTTCTGTCCAATGCAGCCGGGGAAAACGCGCTGCGGCGGTACGATGGCGAAAACTACGTTGGGAAAGTTGGTCTCGTTGCTCTTGAGGGAATCGCGGTTGGAATTGGGAGAAATATTGCCACCATTAGGAACCTGCCCGATCCTACCGCTTTCGTCCTCGAGAAGTCCCAAGCGTTTTGGCAGGACGCTGGAACGAATGAGTTCACCTCCCCCGGAATGCGAGGCACAACTAGGATTCTCCGAACCGTTCCGTTCGGTGAACAATGGTTTAAGTAA
- a CDS encoding MAE_28990/MAE_18760 family HEPN-like nuclease, whose amino-acid sequence MSKPYSEADLSQLLTDDRTWRIREISDLKGAICRADAVSQRVLLRGLVAICYAHWEGYVRNASTKFLEHIALRKFKYDQLERQFTRNRFLPRLANLVATKGGFAERCELVDAILDCGAKRFSRVNADLINTKSNLNYEVFSDICNVCGVSMDGFSVHETFIDILLLKRRNSIAHGEDTFIAIDDLDEVAATTIELMRQFSHALENQACARTFLSTP is encoded by the coding sequence ATGAGCAAGCCGTATTCAGAGGCAGACCTTTCGCAGCTTCTTACAGATGACCGAACGTGGAGGATTCGTGAGATTTCTGATCTAAAAGGAGCAATTTGCCGGGCAGATGCTGTATCACAGCGGGTCCTACTTCGTGGACTAGTTGCTATTTGCTATGCTCATTGGGAAGGTTACGTCCGAAACGCATCCACAAAGTTTCTTGAACACATTGCATTGCGCAAGTTCAAGTACGACCAGTTGGAGAGACAGTTCACCCGCAATAGGTTCCTGCCAAGACTGGCGAACCTCGTTGCCACGAAGGGCGGCTTCGCTGAGCGGTGCGAATTGGTTGATGCTATTCTTGATTGCGGGGCGAAACGATTCTCTCGGGTCAACGCCGACCTCATCAACACAAAGTCCAATCTGAATTACGAAGTGTTTTCCGACATATGCAACGTCTGCGGAGTTTCGATGGACGGCTTCTCAGTGCACGAAACATTCATCGATATTCTCCTTCTCAAGCGCCGGAATTCCATCGCACATGGTGAAGACACATTTATTGCAATTGACGATCTTGACGAGGTTGCAGCTACGACCATCGAACTGATGCGTCAGTTTAGCCACGCGCTCGAAAACCAAGCCTGTGCACGGACCTTCCTTTCCACGCCCTAA
- a CDS encoding SMI1/KNR4 family protein — protein sequence MDDAISAALDSFIARAADAGIAGSLSSEPDIVAFEQRFPSLLPSWYREVLATKSIGDICFETEIEGLSWGGEGHIRDAATLLSEIEGAFPDLQLVDHGYLVIGAAGDGDCWVVRCDSSPSDPVQLLQMSAYGPGDPKESPDCLLSHGASFTDFLGKLDPIPQ from the coding sequence ATGGACGACGCAATATCGGCAGCTCTCGACTCATTCATTGCACGTGCCGCCGACGCTGGAATCGCTGGCTCACTTTCGTCGGAACCAGATATTGTCGCATTCGAGCAGCGATTTCCCAGTCTGCTTCCTAGTTGGTATCGTGAGGTTCTGGCGACCAAGAGCATCGGAGACATTTGTTTCGAGACTGAGATTGAGGGGCTCTCATGGGGTGGCGAAGGCCACATCCGTGATGCCGCGACACTACTCTCGGAGATCGAGGGAGCGTTCCCTGACCTCCAGTTGGTAGACCATGGATACCTGGTCATCGGTGCTGCCGGAGATGGGGATTGTTGGGTCGTGCGATGCGATTCATCACCATCTGATCCGGTGCAGTTGCTTCAGATGTCGGCTTACGGGCCGGGCGATCCGAAGGAGTCACCAGATTGCCTCCTCTCCCATGGAGCATCGTTTACAGACTTCCTTGGCAAACTCGATCCGATACCACAATAG
- a CDS encoding YegJ family protein: MKLISAIILSLFLLPSCDKPEQATGTEPETLVREYDESGMEEAISIARSRIDEFLKVLRDNDADSFSVKAPIKDENGTEHFWLTEVSYKDGVFHGVIGNDPGIVKNVNFGQSWSIKRDSISDWMYVRSGMIHGGFTIDPLLDSYPKEDADALRAKLVR, from the coding sequence ATGAAACTCATCTCAGCAATCATTCTGTCACTATTTCTTCTCCCTTCTTGTGATAAACCCGAGCAAGCAACCGGAACTGAACCGGAGACTTTAGTTCGCGAATATGATGAGAGTGGCATGGAAGAGGCCATTTCTATTGCAAGGTCTCGAATCGATGAATTTTTAAAGGTTCTTCGAGATAACGATGCCGACTCCTTTTCAGTCAAGGCTCCAATTAAGGATGAGAACGGCACAGAGCATTTCTGGCTTACTGAAGTATCATACAAGGATGGAGTATTTCATGGCGTGATTGGCAATGACCCCGGTATCGTTAAAAATGTCAATTTTGGGCAATCTTGGAGCATTAAGAGAGACTCTATTTCCGATTGGATGTATGTAAGATCTGGGATGATTCATGGAGGGTTTACCATTGACCCTCTCCTCGATTCATACCCTAAGGAAGATGCCGATGCTCTCCGTGCGAAGCTGGTAAGATAA
- a CDS encoding type B 50S ribosomal protein L31 produces the protein MKKDFHPEYHPVAFQDMTTGTRYITRSTAKSDKIEQIDGVDHYIISAGVTADTHPFFTGQKQFVDTAGRIDKFQKRFGAVRRAGKPKLK, from the coding sequence ATGAAAAAAGACTTTCATCCCGAGTATCATCCCGTCGCATTCCAGGACATGACCACTGGCACGCGTTACATCACCCGTTCCACTGCCAAGTCTGACAAGATTGAGCAAATCGACGGCGTCGATCACTACATCATCTCTGCGGGTGTCACCGCAGACACCCACCCGTTCTTCACCGGACAGAAGCAGTTTGTGGATACCGCAGGCCGCATCGACAAGTTCCAGAAGCGTTTCGGAGCTGTCCGCCGTGCCGGCAAGCCAAAGCTCAAGTAA
- a CDS encoding DUF6288 domain-containing protein produces the protein MMRLVTLCRLYVISALSVSAVSGMELSIPNPSLSLDKKVAAGAAGVPREWKLLSGPKESCRKWVGQSPLGVELSHVILAPGSTLSCEFSVGALTEKETKVKRDWTGVLSLDLLGTIGKGSSRCELSLHDAASGKKLHALSNRAKAEVVEGKLQTVRVWSELNAQQMAELVDQKLTLKLSVEGSVPLLVSGVSFSRLHSQPTSRLFGKPNGGKGPDLLGVGSLGFDAITEHQQNILTVLKVREKSPAEKAGLKDGDKIIGVAGRVLPVNDVDPGWNWYRRSHEAVIGRAVLAAWSAKPPEGKGVVSLHLLRNGKPTRIRCQLSQTMDFQPLLSSQNKDKMHQQMIEYLVNSQNQDGYWKGVIQTTFSALALLATEDPAHAERVKKAVDWMLHKYPEPENFGNLGYWHASYAGILYAEYYLATGDSRVLPRIEGILRWVRSGLYTSKWGMLCLGHGTGGLPYGNKALVAPATHALVLDSLAEKCGIESGLWDALLPYMEYSWSDPAKGGHGALGYNASYKDKREFWSRSGLFSMAAHLRGERQDMEDAMISFMHGHHPWFRNSHAYGEPGGSLGLLALNLCRPDAFTEVMNHYSWWFALAWDPNFGLRFTMPHMGAPYMGTEDLINASYALVFAAPKKSLWITGGQKRDWLDVSELETPLSPVIVRRNKQGQVDLECRLPGPKIRYTTDGSQPSKNSPIYEKSIDFPAGGTIKARAMSKGIKMGEITTVNFGPAKAGWKVLAASGHKDPAEAVRRAGYAIDHSPGHSWLTDIGQDAQGYPHYIVIDLGAAMPLNAVKVTFTRDKGAAGKCIVKGALTMKERPVTIGESTWQGYQAERRVDLSKSTQVRYIRLEFSEPFKEGSVSLALREIDVE, from the coding sequence ATGATGAGACTCGTCACCCTCTGCCGCCTTTATGTCATCTCCGCTCTATCAGTTTCAGCTGTGTCGGGCATGGAATTGAGTATCCCGAACCCCAGTCTGAGCCTTGATAAAAAGGTAGCTGCTGGAGCCGCCGGGGTCCCGCGCGAATGGAAACTACTCTCCGGGCCCAAGGAATCCTGTCGCAAGTGGGTGGGTCAGAGCCCACTCGGCGTTGAGCTTTCTCACGTTATTCTAGCTCCCGGTAGCACGCTCAGCTGCGAGTTCAGTGTCGGTGCGCTCACCGAGAAGGAAACTAAGGTGAAGAGGGACTGGACCGGTGTGCTGAGCTTGGATTTGCTGGGGACGATTGGAAAAGGCAGCAGCCGTTGCGAACTCAGCCTGCACGATGCCGCAAGTGGTAAGAAGTTACACGCACTCAGCAACCGGGCGAAGGCCGAAGTAGTGGAGGGAAAGCTGCAAACCGTGCGGGTGTGGAGCGAGTTGAACGCGCAGCAAATGGCAGAGCTGGTCGATCAAAAACTCACCCTGAAGCTCAGCGTCGAGGGCTCCGTGCCGCTTCTGGTTTCTGGCGTTTCCTTCAGTCGCTTGCACAGTCAGCCGACCTCCCGCTTGTTTGGCAAACCCAACGGAGGAAAGGGGCCGGATTTACTCGGTGTCGGCTCTCTGGGATTTGATGCCATCACCGAGCATCAGCAAAACATCCTCACCGTGCTCAAGGTGCGCGAGAAGAGCCCGGCAGAGAAGGCGGGGTTGAAAGATGGTGATAAAATCATCGGCGTTGCCGGACGTGTGCTTCCTGTGAACGATGTGGATCCTGGCTGGAACTGGTATCGGCGCAGCCATGAGGCAGTGATCGGGCGTGCCGTGCTGGCAGCTTGGTCCGCTAAGCCCCCCGAGGGAAAAGGCGTCGTTTCTCTGCATCTACTGCGCAATGGGAAACCGACCCGTATCCGCTGCCAGCTCAGTCAGACGATGGATTTCCAACCTCTCCTCAGCAGCCAGAACAAGGACAAGATGCATCAGCAGATGATCGAGTATCTGGTGAACAGCCAGAACCAAGACGGATACTGGAAGGGCGTGATCCAGACAACCTTCTCCGCCCTCGCCTTGTTGGCCACCGAGGATCCGGCGCATGCAGAGCGGGTGAAGAAAGCGGTCGATTGGATGCTTCACAAATACCCGGAGCCTGAAAATTTTGGCAACCTTGGCTACTGGCACGCCTCCTATGCCGGCATTCTTTACGCTGAATACTACCTCGCTACTGGCGATTCCCGGGTGCTGCCACGCATCGAGGGAATTCTCCGCTGGGTGCGCAGCGGACTTTACACCAGTAAGTGGGGCATGCTCTGCCTGGGCCACGGCACTGGTGGTCTGCCCTACGGAAACAAAGCCCTCGTCGCCCCGGCGACCCATGCTCTGGTCTTGGATTCCCTGGCCGAGAAGTGCGGGATTGAATCGGGCCTTTGGGATGCCCTGCTACCTTATATGGAGTATTCATGGTCGGATCCGGCCAAGGGCGGCCACGGGGCGTTGGGTTACAATGCCTCTTACAAAGACAAACGCGAATTTTGGTCGCGCTCCGGCCTGTTCTCCATGGCTGCCCACCTGCGGGGAGAACGCCAGGACATGGAGGATGCCATGATTTCCTTCATGCACGGCCACCATCCCTGGTTCCGGAACTCTCACGCCTACGGCGAGCCGGGCGGATCGCTTGGGCTGTTGGCGCTGAATCTGTGTCGACCCGATGCCTTCACTGAGGTCATGAATCATTACAGCTGGTGGTTTGCCCTCGCGTGGGATCCCAACTTTGGCCTGAGGTTCACCATGCCGCACATGGGGGCTCCCTACATGGGCACCGAGGATTTGATCAATGCCAGCTATGCTCTCGTTTTCGCCGCACCGAAAAAATCCCTGTGGATCACCGGTGGCCAGAAACGCGACTGGCTGGATGTTTCCGAGCTGGAAACGCCGCTGTCTCCCGTGATCGTGCGCAGGAACAAGCAGGGGCAGGTCGATCTCGAATGCCGGTTGCCCGGACCGAAAATCCGCTACACCACCGATGGCAGCCAACCGAGCAAGAACTCTCCGATCTACGAGAAATCCATCGATTTTCCAGCGGGGGGCACGATCAAGGCAAGGGCCATGAGCAAGGGCATCAAGATGGGTGAGATCACCACCGTCAACTTCGGCCCCGCCAAAGCAGGCTGGAAAGTGCTCGCCGCCTCGGGGCACAAGGATCCCGCCGAGGCCGTCCGCCGCGCCGGCTACGCAATCGATCACTCACCGGGCCACAGCTGGCTCACCGATATCGGCCAGGATGCCCAGGGATACCCGCATTACATCGTCATCGATCTCGGTGCGGCAATGCCCCTCAACGCCGTTAAGGTCACCTTCACACGTGACAAGGGCGCGGCCGGAAAATGCATCGTCAAGGGCGCACTGACTATGAAAGAGCGGCCTGTGACGATTGGCGAATCGACCTGGCAAGGCTATCAGGCGGAGCGCCGCGTGGACCTCAGCAAGTCGACCCAAGTCCGCTACATCCGCCTCGAGTTCAGCGAGCCGTTCAAGGAGGGGAGTGTGTCGCTGGCGCTGCGCGAAATCGATGTCGAGTAA
- a CDS encoding methyltransferase domain-containing protein yields MKTEFAVKDRYAAAAEQQEAALCCPVDYDPQYLEKIPAEVIEKDYGCGDPSNWVEPGDTVLDLGSGTGKICFIASQVVGPEGQVIGVDMTDAMLEVAERNKPIVAENIGHSNVEFRKGRIQDLALDLNLLENELKSAPVQDANSWLAMEGIAEKLRREQTMIADNSVDVVVSNCVLNLVEPQLKTQMFEEIFRVLKAGGRAVISDIVADEDVPEHLQQDDRLWSGCISGAMTEQAFLRAFEDAGFHGVEYVKFESEPWQTVEGIEFRSVTVRAWKPDPSVGQERHQAVIYKGPFKKVLDDQGHAMERGKRYAVCSKHYAMYQREPYASMFESIDPRVAVPQEQAEDFDHSAGLRERDPQETKGANYRITSDASQCCGGDSCC; encoded by the coding sequence ATGAAAACAGAATTCGCCGTCAAAGACCGTTACGCAGCCGCCGCAGAACAACAGGAAGCTGCCCTATGCTGCCCGGTTGACTACGATCCGCAATACCTCGAAAAAATCCCCGCCGAAGTCATCGAAAAAGACTACGGCTGCGGCGATCCATCGAACTGGGTGGAGCCAGGCGATACCGTGCTCGATCTGGGCAGCGGCACCGGTAAGATCTGTTTCATCGCTAGCCAAGTCGTCGGTCCCGAGGGCCAGGTGATTGGTGTGGACATGACCGATGCGATGTTGGAAGTGGCGGAGCGTAATAAACCCATCGTCGCGGAGAACATCGGCCATTCCAATGTCGAGTTCCGTAAGGGGCGTATCCAGGACCTGGCGCTTGATCTGAATTTGTTGGAAAATGAACTCAAGTCGGCACCGGTGCAGGATGCTAACAGCTGGCTCGCCATGGAGGGTATCGCAGAGAAACTTCGTCGGGAGCAAACGATGATCGCCGATAACAGCGTCGATGTCGTCGTCTCTAACTGCGTGCTGAATCTGGTCGAGCCCCAGCTCAAAACGCAGATGTTTGAAGAAATTTTCCGGGTGTTAAAAGCCGGCGGTCGTGCGGTGATTTCCGACATCGTCGCCGATGAAGACGTGCCGGAGCATTTGCAACAAGACGATCGCCTCTGGAGCGGTTGCATTTCGGGAGCGATGACCGAGCAGGCATTTCTCCGTGCTTTTGAAGACGCCGGATTCCACGGAGTCGAATATGTGAAATTTGAGTCGGAACCATGGCAGACGGTCGAAGGGATTGAGTTCCGTTCGGTCACCGTGCGTGCGTGGAAACCTGACCCCTCGGTGGGCCAAGAGCGTCACCAAGCCGTGATTTACAAGGGGCCTTTCAAGAAGGTGCTCGATGATCAAGGCCACGCCATGGAGCGCGGCAAACGCTACGCCGTGTGCTCCAAGCACTACGCCATGTATCAGCGTGAACCCTACGCCAGCATGTTCGAGAGCATCGATCCCCGGGTGGCCGTGCCACAAGAGCAGGCCGAAGATTTCGATCACTCAGCCGGGCTGCGCGAGCGCGATCCGCAGGAAACCAAGGGCGCCAACTACCGCATCACCTCCGATGCCTCACAATGCTGTGGCGGTGATAGTTGCTGTTAG
- a CDS encoding sigma-70 family RNA polymerase sigma factor yields MTEFEELVDAHYQPLYRFAYSLAKNPDGASDLVQQTFCIWAQKGHQLKDRSKAKTWLFTTLFREHLAQARKQSRFSDSEIDEIEYQMPSHDDQSDRKLDGKRAVSMLNKLDEVFRVPLTLFYLQQHSYKEIAKILEVPIGTIMSRISRGKKQLRSHMSQEPASAPKKVIQMNPEYLENHG; encoded by the coding sequence ATGACTGAGTTTGAAGAACTAGTAGATGCGCACTACCAGCCGCTCTATCGCTTTGCCTATTCGTTGGCAAAGAACCCCGATGGAGCGTCTGATCTGGTGCAGCAAACCTTCTGCATCTGGGCCCAGAAAGGGCATCAGTTGAAGGATCGCAGCAAGGCCAAGACTTGGCTGTTTACCACCCTGTTCCGCGAGCATCTGGCTCAGGCACGGAAACAATCGCGCTTTTCCGATAGCGAGATTGATGAGATCGAATACCAGATGCCCTCGCACGACGACCAGAGCGATCGCAAGCTCGATGGCAAACGTGCGGTGTCGATGTTGAACAAACTCGACGAGGTGTTCCGCGTGCCACTCACGCTCTTTTACCTGCAGCAACACAGTTACAAAGAAATTGCCAAGATTTTAGAAGTGCCGATCGGCACTATCATGTCGCGTATTTCCCGAGGCAAAAAACAGCTTCGCTCGCACATGAGCCAAGAACCCGCCAGCGCCCCTAAAAAGGTGATTCAAATGAACCCCGAATATCTTGAAAACCATGGATAA
- a CDS encoding S1 family peptidase: MKSTYLASAAVLLGLATSLTARPMLPVVDDNKIISSLADGLGKLVDAGKVPTAKTLAPQLKKKTCKITVPSPSTQKPENLYDSCADSVVAIASVYKCTKCPHWHHNGAATGWILTEDGVMVTNYHVFDGKDVSGFGIRTRDGRIAQVVEILAASQKDDVAIFRVAGEGFKPLALGPDARVGDDLHIIAHPDTRFYTYTSGKVSRYYKKRSRKRNGATAMAVTAEFARGSSGGPALDSKGNVVGMVSSTQSIYYPSQKKSEAKGPFQMVIRNCVPVSAIRALVEPVAK; this comes from the coding sequence ATGAAATCCACGTATCTCGCTTCTGCCGCAGTCCTGCTCGGGCTGGCCACCTCACTCACCGCCCGTCCTATGCTGCCTGTGGTGGATGATAACAAAATCATTTCATCGCTCGCCGACGGGCTGGGGAAATTAGTCGACGCCGGTAAAGTGCCGACAGCCAAAACACTGGCGCCGCAGCTTAAGAAAAAGACGTGCAAGATTACAGTGCCGAGCCCATCTACCCAAAAACCAGAGAACCTTTACGATTCCTGTGCCGATAGCGTGGTGGCGATTGCTTCTGTCTATAAATGCACCAAATGCCCCCACTGGCATCACAATGGCGCGGCTACCGGCTGGATTCTTACGGAGGACGGTGTGATGGTGACCAACTACCACGTTTTCGACGGCAAGGACGTTTCCGGTTTTGGCATCCGCACCCGTGATGGTCGGATCGCGCAGGTGGTGGAAATTCTTGCCGCCAGTCAGAAAGACGACGTCGCAATCTTCCGCGTCGCCGGCGAAGGGTTTAAGCCGCTGGCTCTGGGACCTGATGCCCGTGTGGGGGACGATCTGCACATCATCGCGCACCCGGACACCCGCTTCTACACCTACACTTCCGGCAAGGTTTCCCGTTATTACAAAAAGCGTTCCAGAAAACGCAACGGTGCCACTGCCATGGCCGTCACCGCTGAATTCGCCCGTGGTTCCAGCGGCGGACCGGCACTGGACAGTAAAGGCAACGTGGTGGGCATGGTCTCCAGCACCCAGAGTATCTACTACCCATCGCAGAAAAAATCTGAAGCCAAAGGGCCGTTCCAAATGGTCATCAGAAACTGCGTTCCAGTCAGCGCCATCCGCGCTTTGGTGGAGCCTGTGGCTAAATAG